The window CATATGGTTTACAACCGGTTAAATTACTGATTATAGAGAACAAGCAGCTCAAAGAAGAGCTGGTAACTCATTCATGGAACCAGCGGCAGGTAGCTGATGCCTCTCATCTTTTAGTATTTTGTATACATAGAAACGTCGATGCGTTGTATATAAAGACTTATTTTGAAAGGGTAAAACATGTAAGAAATACTCCCGATGAAATACTCGATCCGTTTCGTAATTATCTTATAGACGATTTTGGAAGTAAAGACCAGCAGGAGGTCGATGATTGGGCTATTAAACAGGCTTATCTTGTTTTAGGTAATTTACTGACCGTTTGTGCAGCAGAACAGATCGATTCTTGCCCGATGGAAGGATTTGTTTCTGAAAAGTATGACGAATTACTTGATTTACCAAAGAAGAATTTGAAATCCGTTTTGGTGATGCCTGTTGGTTACAGAGCAGCAGATGATATGTTTGCCGATTTTAAAAAGGTCCGTAAAGAATTATCGGAAGCTATAGAGGAGATAATTTAGATGAAAGAAGAGGTTTTGTAAAATCAGTATTGCTCATATGTATATATACCGGAACGTCCATTTGAGATTATTAAGTTCGTTCAATACAGTCTCATGAAACACAAAAGAGGCAGCCATCGGCTGCCTCTTTTGTGTTTCAATATATCGATCTATTAATAATTTTTATAGTCCACTATTTCCAGACCGTAACCAATCATTCCCACTCGCTTGGTACGTTCGGAATTGCTCATTAAAACAATTTTGGAAATGTCTATATCATGTAAAATTTGAGCGCCGATTCCAAAATCCTTACTATCCATATTGATCTTCGGAGCCTTCATTTCCCCCTCAGACTGAATTGATTTTAATTCCTTGATGCGTCTTAAGAGGTCTAAAGCTCTTACTTCCTGATTAATAAATAAAATGGCTCCTTTCCCTTCTTCATTGATTTGTTTAAACATGCTATCCAGTTTTTTATCAGCATCATTGGTCAAGGTTCCCAGAATGTCATTGTTAACAAGTGTTGAGTTGATACGTGTAAGGACAGGGTCGCCTAATTTCCAGCTCCCTTTTGTAAGGGCAATATGGATGTGTTTGTTAGTTGTCTGCTGATAAGCTCTTAATCTGAATGTTCCGAAACGTGTATTGATGTCGAAATCTTCTTTTTTGTCTATCAGGCTATCGTGTTGCATCCTGTAAGCAACCAGGTCTTCTATGGAAACCAGTTTTAAATCAAACTTTTTAGCTACTTCCACCAATTCCGGTAAGCGCGCCATGGTTCCGTCATCGTTCATGATCTCACAGATTACGCCTGCAGGTTGAAATCCTGCCAAACGTGCAAAATCTATAGCAGCTTCGGTATGCCCGGTTCTTCTTAAAACGCCCCCTTCTTTAGCCGTTAGAGGAAAAATATGTCCGGGACGGGTTAATACATGAGGCTTGGTTTCTTTATCAACTAATGCCTTGATGGTTTTTGATCTGTCGGAAGCAGAAATACCGGTAGTAACACCATCGCCTTTCAGATCAACAGATATGGTGAAAGCGGTTTCCATGGCATCGGTATTATTATTTACCATGGGTTGTAATTCAAGCTCTCTGCATCTTTTTTCGGTAAGAGGGGCACAAATCAGCCCTCTCCCGTGGGTAGCCATGAAGTTGATCATTTCGGGAGAAACCTTATCAGCGGCAGCAACAAAGTCACCTTCATTTTCCCGGTCTTCATCATCAACGACAATAATCACTTTTCCATTTCTTATATCCTCAATAGCTTCTTCTATTGTATTGAGCTTTATCATATTTTCTGAAACTGTAGTTGCCATAACAAATTTTGTACAAAATTAAGGATAACAGGAATATTAGTTGTTATCTTGTTTAAAGAAGTTTTTTTTGACTTTAATAAAGCCTGATATTTTCTGAAAAAGTTTATTTGAGAATAATCTGTCCATACTCATAACAGCCTTGTCGGCAGTCGCTCTTCGGGTAAATAATACCCCGAGCGGAAGCATGATACTTGTTGCCAGCCACGAGCCTACAAATGGGGGGATACTGCCGTCTTCCGCATAGTTCTTGGCAAATATTCCGATAAAGTGGTATACCAGAAACAGTACAATGGCGATTACCATCGGTAGTCCAATACCGCCTTTTCTGATAATGGCACCTAAAGGAGCACCTACAAAAAATAAGATTACACAACCAAAGGCCAGAGCGAACTTATCGTTCAGAGCAAGGCGGTGAAGCATATAGATTTTGGTTTTGTTATTCAGAAATATTTTTTTGCCTTCAATGGTTGTTACAGTGTTGGAAACATTGTTCAAAGCATATTCGAACAGTTGCACCCTCTTGTAATCATCATACAGGGCAATAATATCCTGGGTAGAGTTAATGACAACAGTATCTTTTTTTATTTCTTCATTTCGTATTTCATCCGTATCTAAACTATCCTTGACCGGATCAGGGACATCAGGTTTGTTTACAAATTTATTCAGATATATAATGCCTGATCTTTTGTAGATGCTCTCTCCGAAATCGGTTATTAACTTCTTATTTTCTTTTTTAAGGGTGTCGATAGTGCTTCGGAGTTCCATAACGGTAAGCATTTTATGGGTGTTAACTCCGTTTTCTTCTTCGAGGTCCTGATTATTCAGTTTTGAAAGGTCTACATTAATGGTGTAGGTTTCAAAATTTGCTTTTGCATGGGGAAGCTTTCTGTCTCTCTTGTTTTTGGACTGGATATCTTCGTAATAATTACCGTCTTTTAATACAAGCTGAAGAATACTGGATTTTTCGCTGCTCAGTAGTTCTCCTTCCTTGGCTTTGATGACTGTGGTATTATCTCCGGAAGCATTAGTTTTATGTATGGTAATGGTTTTCAGTAAGCGGTCATTATCGCCGTACTTGTCATCGACCTTGATATTCATGTTCGAATCGCCGATATCGGAAAAAACCCCTTCTGTAATAGCAAGTGCCGGCTTTACCTGGGCTATATTTCTTCTGAGGTTAAATGATTTGTATTCGGCAGCCGGGATGACGTTGTTTGCAAAGAAAAAGGTACCAATAGCCAACAGGATAATAAAGATTATTAGTGGTCTCATGGCTCTTTGGAGTGAAATTCCAGAAGCTTTCATGGCTGCAAATTCATAATTCTCAGCAAAGGCTCCAAACGTCATAATAGAGGCCAGCAAGACCGTTAATGGCAATACCTGTGGTACCAGATTGGGCATGAAATAGAACAGAAACTTACCAATGATAATAAGATCCAGTCCTTTACCTGCCAGCTCATCAATAAACATCCATATGGTCTGAAAGACAAATATGAACATTAGAATAACGAACGAACTGGTAAAATT of the Zhouia spongiae genome contains:
- a CDS encoding NAD(P)H-dependent oxidoreductase — encoded protein: MNILDKLKWRYAVKKFDSERKLSDEKLNILKEAFNLTATSYGLQPVKLLIIENKQLKEELVTHSWNQRQVADASHLLVFCIHRNVDALYIKTYFERVKHVRNTPDEILDPFRNYLIDDFGSKDQQEVDDWAIKQAYLVLGNLLTVCAAEQIDSCPMEGFVSEKYDELLDLPKKNLKSVLVMPVGYRAADDMFADFKKVRKELSEAIEEII
- the ribB gene encoding 3,4-dihydroxy-2-butanone-4-phosphate synthase, which encodes MATTVSENMIKLNTIEEAIEDIRNGKVIIVVDDEDRENEGDFVAAADKVSPEMINFMATHGRGLICAPLTEKRCRELELQPMVNNNTDAMETAFTISVDLKGDGVTTGISASDRSKTIKALVDKETKPHVLTRPGHIFPLTAKEGGVLRRTGHTEAAIDFARLAGFQPAGVICEIMNDDGTMARLPELVEVAKKFDLKLVSIEDLVAYRMQHDSLIDKKEDFDINTRFGTFRLRAYQQTTNKHIHIALTKGSWKLGDPVLTRINSTLVNNDILGTLTNDADKKLDSMFKQINEEGKGAILFINQEVRALDLLRRIKELKSIQSEGEMKAPKINMDSKDFGIGAQILHDIDISKIVLMSNSERTKRVGMIGYGLEIVDYKNY
- a CDS encoding LptF/LptG family permease, with the protein product MKILDRYILARFLFNFTSSFVILMFIFVFQTIWMFIDELAGKGLDLIIIGKFLFYFMPNLVPQVLPLTVLLASIMTFGAFAENYEFAAMKASGISLQRAMRPLIIFIILLAIGTFFFANNVIPAAEYKSFNLRRNIAQVKPALAITEGVFSDIGDSNMNIKVDDKYGDNDRLLKTITIHKTNASGDNTTVIKAKEGELLSSEKSSILQLVLKDGNYYEDIQSKNKRDRKLPHAKANFETYTINVDLSKLNNQDLEEENGVNTHKMLTVMELRSTIDTLKKENKKLITDFGESIYKRSGIIYLNKFVNKPDVPDPVKDSLDTDEIRNEEIKKDTVVINSTQDIIALYDDYKRVQLFEYALNNVSNTVTTIEGKKIFLNNKTKIYMLHRLALNDKFALAFGCVILFFVGAPLGAIIRKGGIGLPMVIAIVLFLVYHFIGIFAKNYAEDGSIPPFVGSWLATSIMLPLGVLFTRRATADKAVMSMDRLFSNKLFQKISGFIKVKKNFFKQDNN